In Nonomuraea sp. NBC_00507, the following are encoded in one genomic region:
- a CDS encoding alpha/beta fold hydrolase, producing the protein MSHRQEAQNNAITSYKYAPTRTVSAGGVEFAYRELGPKTGVPLVLVTHLAAVLDNWDPRVVDGLAAKHRVIAFDNRGVGASTSATPKTIRAMAKDAVTFIRALGLNQVDLLGFSMGGMIAQVIVQDEPQLVRKLILAGTGPAGGEGIKNVTKLSHLDTVRGLLTLQDPKQFLFFTRTPNGRQAGKQFLARLKERTDNRDKAISFKSYFAQLSAIHSWGLERPHDLSVIRQPVLVANGESDRMVPTQNSRDLARRLPDSDLVIYPDAGHGGIFQFHGQFVEQSLAFLQR; encoded by the coding sequence ATGAGCCACCGCCAAGAAGCACAAAACAACGCGATCACGTCGTACAAGTACGCGCCCACCCGTACCGTCTCCGCCGGTGGCGTGGAGTTCGCCTACCGGGAGCTCGGCCCGAAGACCGGCGTCCCGCTGGTCCTGGTAACCCATCTGGCCGCGGTCCTCGACAACTGGGACCCCCGGGTGGTCGACGGCCTCGCCGCGAAACATCGGGTCATCGCGTTCGACAACCGGGGCGTGGGCGCCTCCACCAGCGCGACGCCGAAGACTATTCGGGCGATGGCGAAGGACGCCGTGACGTTCATTCGGGCGCTGGGTCTGAACCAGGTCGACCTGCTGGGCTTCTCCATGGGCGGCATGATCGCCCAGGTGATCGTTCAGGACGAACCTCAGCTCGTGCGTAAGCTGATCCTCGCGGGCACCGGGCCGGCCGGCGGTGAGGGCATCAAGAACGTCACCAAGCTCTCGCATCTCGACACCGTTCGGGGGCTGCTCACGCTGCAGGATCCGAAGCAGTTCTTGTTCTTCACCAGGACCCCGAACGGCCGTCAGGCGGGTAAGCAGTTTCTGGCGCGCCTGAAGGAACGTACCGACAACCGGGACAAGGCGATCTCGTTCAAGTCCTACTTCGCGCAGTTGTCCGCCATCCACAGCTGGGGACTGGAGCGGCCACATGACCTCTCTGTCATCCGCCAGCCCGTGCTCGTCGCCAACGGCGAGAGCGACCGGATGGTGCCGACACAGAACTCGCGCGACCTGGCCCGCCGCCTGCCGGACAGCGACCTGGTGATCTACCCCGACGCCGGGCACGGCGGCATCTTCCAGTTTCACGGCCAGTTCGTCGAGCAGTCCCTCGCATTCCTCCAGCGGTAG
- a CDS encoding enoyl-CoA hydratase/isomerase family protein, which translates to MSQSSTIRLERTTPQTARITFANPPMNLVIPETVVTLHEIVRGLDDDPDIQVVVFASEVPDFFFNHFDGAEAGNLPVPEHEDDAPVWTDLVLRLSKAAYVSIAAIRGRTRGAGNELALACDLRYASREKAFFSQPEVGIGLVPGGGGAERLPRSIGRDRALEAILGSADYDADLAERWGWVTRALPDAELDTFVDATVARLASFDRQALATAKAMVGRATLPPDADLIASHGAFVDSLTSPGLLPRAMALGALAADKGLDVEYQLGEYLGQINQNL; encoded by the coding sequence ATGAGCCAGTCCAGCACGATCCGCCTCGAGCGCACGACCCCGCAGACCGCCAGGATCACGTTCGCGAATCCGCCGATGAACCTGGTGATTCCCGAGACCGTGGTGACGTTGCACGAGATCGTCCGCGGACTCGACGACGACCCCGACATCCAGGTCGTCGTCTTCGCCAGCGAGGTCCCCGACTTCTTCTTCAACCACTTCGACGGCGCCGAGGCCGGCAACCTGCCCGTGCCCGAGCACGAGGACGACGCGCCGGTCTGGACCGACCTGGTCCTGCGGTTGAGCAAGGCCGCGTACGTCAGCATCGCGGCCATCCGAGGCCGCACCCGCGGCGCCGGCAACGAACTGGCCCTCGCCTGTGACCTGCGGTACGCCAGCCGGGAGAAGGCGTTCTTCAGCCAGCCCGAGGTCGGGATCGGCCTCGTGCCCGGCGGTGGTGGTGCCGAGCGACTCCCGCGGTCCATCGGCCGCGACCGGGCGCTCGAGGCGATCCTCGGCAGCGCCGACTACGACGCCGACCTGGCCGAGCGCTGGGGATGGGTCACCCGGGCCCTGCCGGACGCGGAACTCGACACCTTCGTCGACGCGACGGTCGCACGCCTCGCTTCCTTCGACCGGCAGGCGTTGGCGACCGCCAAGGCGATGGTCGGCCGGGCCACCCTGCCGCCGGACGCCGACCTGATCGCCTCCCACGGCGCGTTCGTGGACTCGCTGACCAGCCCGGGACTCCTGCCCCGGGCGATGGCGCTCGGCGCACTGGCCGCCGACAAGGGCCTGGACGTCGAATACCAGCTGGGCGAATACCTCGGCCAGATCAACCAGAACCTCTGA